From Vagococcus jeotgali, one genomic window encodes:
- a CDS encoding ComGF family competence protein — MITLVVTMSLLIFVTPFITLLTQMEALENQKDYVELQIGKRQLDHDIKKMRFKEIKDGKKLRFFVKPQPNKSDVVEYNHYNDMLRQTPGHQPLIQEVVDVGFTEYEEMIKMTITLTGGDTFVYFLDKGGL; from the coding sequence ATGATAACTTTAGTAGTTACCATGAGTTTATTAATATTTGTGACACCATTTATAACATTACTAACCCAGATGGAAGCTCTAGAAAATCAAAAAGATTATGTTGAGTTACAAATAGGTAAAAGACAATTAGATCATGATATTAAAAAAATGCGATTTAAAGAAATCAAAGATGGGAAGAAATTACGATTTTTTGTTAAACCTCAACCAAATAAGAGCGATGTAGTAGAATATAATCACTACAATGACATGTTACGACAAACACCAGGCCATCAACCGCTTATTCAAGAAGTAGTTGATGTGGGTTTTACCGAGTACGAAGAGATGATTAAAATGACAATAACCTTAACAGGAGGCGATACATTTGTTTATTTCTTGGATAAAGGGGGATTATAG
- a CDS encoding class I SAM-dependent methyltransferase has protein sequence MSQTNIELGFEYMSESVMILQQKLETSFFDAYIENGENILDNGKVRVIDNVPSPVDVEKLEKLYQEISKLDLSKEDKRKITQLTLLKGLQEEPLQANHQLTPDSIGFLFVYIIEQLMKDKKESVVIGDLSVGMGNLLYTILANLSLAGFTSSGIGVDTDELLLQIAAIDKNWIDLDVSLIHKDSLSDLPIDPLDVVVGDLPIGFYTNDEQAKNFTTSVADGHSYAHHLLMEQSMNYVTNDGVGLFLLPNNFLETEQAPALTKWLKESVYVQSILRLPTSLFSQESLGKSIVLLQHKGEHAKQAKEVLVAEIPSLKDSESVINFVSQFRQWSEDNIF, from the coding sequence TTGTCTCAAACGAATATTGAGCTAGGCTTTGAGTATATGAGTGAGTCTGTGATGATTTTACAGCAGAAACTAGAGACTTCTTTTTTTGATGCATACATTGAAAATGGTGAAAACATATTAGATAATGGGAAGGTCCGTGTTATTGATAATGTTCCTAGCCCAGTAGATGTTGAAAAACTAGAAAAATTATACCAAGAAATTTCAAAGCTTGATTTATCAAAAGAAGATAAACGAAAAATTACTCAACTAACTTTACTAAAAGGGCTACAAGAAGAACCACTTCAGGCTAATCATCAACTAACACCAGATAGTATTGGTTTTTTATTTGTCTATATCATTGAGCAATTAATGAAAGATAAAAAAGAATCCGTGGTCATTGGAGACCTAAGTGTTGGAATGGGTAATTTATTGTATACTATTTTGGCTAATCTATCCTTAGCTGGTTTTACCTCCTCAGGTATCGGAGTTGATACTGATGAGTTACTACTACAGATTGCAGCTATTGATAAAAACTGGATTGATTTAGATGTCTCTTTAATACATAAAGATAGCTTGAGTGACTTACCAATTGATCCGCTAGATGTCGTTGTGGGGGATTTGCCGATTGGTTTTTATACTAATGATGAGCAAGCTAAGAACTTTACAACCTCAGTTGCTGATGGGCATAGTTACGCGCATCATTTATTAATGGAGCAAAGCATGAATTATGTAACAAATGATGGTGTTGGGTTATTTTTATTACCTAACAATTTCTTGGAAACAGAACAAGCACCTGCTTTAACAAAGTGGTTAAAAGAGAGTGTTTATGTTCAGTCAATTTTGAGATTACCAACTTCTTTATTTAGTCAAGAAAGTTTAGGGAAATCAATTGTCTTACTACAACACAAAGGTGAGCATGCCAAACAAGCCAAGGAAGTCTTAGTAGCAGAGATACCATCTTTAAAAGATAGTGAAAGTGTCATTAATTTTGTGAGTCAATTTCGCCAGTGGAGCGAAGATAATATATTCTAA